The Lolium rigidum isolate FL_2022 chromosome 2, APGP_CSIRO_Lrig_0.1, whole genome shotgun sequence genomic interval TGCTGGTTGCAAATGTGGAAGTGCAATGGGAGGTCCTTCTTGCGGAAGTAGGATTTGCACTATGTTTTTGCAAGACAGAATGTGCATGCTTTGTTCTGCAAATAGTTACTACTTACTGACCAAATAATACTTACTCATACTCGGTGCTGGAATATAACACCATCCACAGTTTCTTTCCTGACAAATCCCAAAACACGGGAGCTCTTCAAATCTCTATACAAGAAATACTAGAGTTACCAAGTTAATTAGGAAAAAAAAAACTGGCCAGAAACCAGTGCAACGAACTCAAACCATCTAGCTAAACTAGGAGCCCCACAAACGGACAACTAGTTGAACACGATGGTCCACAGTAATTGGTGGCTACTGTAGACTCATTCAGTATAGTTCTCTTGGTTGTAACCACAAGTGTCATTCTTTCTTTTCAGGATATGATGACAGTTGTTTAAGGCTGAGGAAATGTTTGTGTGCCTATTGTAAGTGCAAGCATATTTTTTTGGACTGGCAGCTGAGGGGCATATATAGTTCGAGAGTTGAAGCAATGGATTGTTGTTCTATCTTTCGCAATAAGTGGGCAACACGCCAACAAATTTCTGAGCATAATGAAGGTACATATCTCTTACAGACTGCACTCTACACACTTCTGTGGAACAGATATGGTTGCCTTCTCCCTTGATATGTTCCATATCTTAATAATTTTACCGATTTTGTACAGACATCCCTTCTGGTACTAATACAACAAGATACACTTATAAGGAGATAGTAAGAGCAACAGAAAATTTTAACCCATCCAATAAGATTGGTGAAGGGGGTTTTGGATCTGTGTATAAGGTAATATGCATAAACTTCGATTATTAAGACCTTGAAATTCTAAGGGAACAAAAGTACATGTGTTTAAAGTTTGATAATACAATGGTGCAGGGCCGGCTAAAGAATGGAAAACTTATTGCTGCCAAGGTGTTATCTGTAGAGTCAAGACAAGGACTAAAGGAGTTTATGAACGAACTTATGGCAATTTCCAACATATCTCATGGTAATCTTGTCAGCCTTTATGGCTATTGTGTGGAAGGAAACAAGAGGATCCTTGTCTACAATTATCTCGAAAATAATAGCCTTGCACAAACACTTCTAGGTAATTCTTGGTTACTTAAATCCTTTCCACAGTAATGTTTTCAGTTCACATATTTGCTATATAAGGTCTAGATATTCTTACGTTTCTTagattttctctttttatttcttATTAGGTTCTGGCCGCAGCAACATCCAGTTCAATTGGAGAAGTAGAGTAAATATTTGCATTGGTATCGCCCGGGGATTAGCATACCTCCATGACTCTGTCAATCCCCACATTGTTCACCGCGATATCAAAGCAAGCAATATACTTCTTGATAAGGATCTCACTCCCAAAATTTCTGATTTCGGTTTGGCAAAGCTTCTACCTCCAAATGCATCACATATTAGCACGCGGGTTGCAGGAACATTGTAAGTGAACTTTTCCTATGGAATTCTACCATCCACAGTGCATGTTTATTTTCATCATTTTATCTTTTGTACCTTTGGAAGCTAGTGCTTATAATATGCTTTTCAAGTTGTTGGATGATTCATCTAATATTTAGTCCCAAAAGAATCCCTTTCACATATGATGCAACCACTATTTCAGAGGAGAATCTAAGGCAATGCAATTGAACAACCAAATAGTGACATAGTTATTCATAATTAATAACTATGGCCTGATAAACTTGTGGCATTACTTACTCAGTGTTACTTGACAGAGGTTACTTGGCTCCCGAGTATGCCATTCGAGGACAAGTAACACGGAAATCAGATGTTTATAGCTTTGGCGTTCTACTTCTAGAAATAGTTAGTGGGAGATCAAACACGAGTACAAGACTATCCTATGAAGACCAGATGCTTCTTGAAAAGGTTAGAAgaaatacagtaccatatttgtttcTCTTGTTTCGCCATTCCTTATTGCTAAAAAGTTAAATTTCTTATATTTCTAGGCTTACATTATTTTGTGATATTATTTGAGTGGTTGATAATGGGACATGGTGTTTTCGCTCATAGGACTTGATGCACCTATTAAGAAAATTGCATTTTAATTTTATTTCATAATGTTACAAAATTCCTAAAAAATTCTCAGGTGTGCATCTGGACATTTTATGTTCATTACGAAGTTTTGCGAAAATAAGATATTTTGTGtgttctgtgtaaaaaagacaaaaaaattgtCTCTTGAAAAGCTATTTTGGAGCACCAGAAATTgtgttttttacataggccacaaaaaatgtcATTTCTTTGCAATTCTTTGTGTGTGAACTTGGAATGTCTAGATGTACTCCCATATATTTTTCTCAGAATTTTTAGACAGTTTGAAATATACTTTTTGGGCAatgggtgcatctacacctatgagccaaattgtATTCCAGTTGATAATCGTACTTCTTTAATTTGGTGTGCATAAAAGCGGTCTTTAATTCCTATATGAGGTCTACTGTCTATGCATGCCATTCTTGCATTTCAGAATGTTAGCTGTGCCATCTCAAATTTTCATTTATTAAATTAGTACTACAATATGAAAAATTATTACCATTACGATGCACATTAGCTGCTACCCTTTTTCTACATTTTTTCTTCGACAATTACCTTTTTTCTGATTGAAAGCCTAAATATTCGCATTGTTAAAATACGAGATAGAGTCATCAGCGATTGAAACGGATGGTGTTGGTAGTTTGGATATTGTAGCTGTCTGGCTCGGCTAACGATGTGCTACAGTAGATAACTTGCTGTACATTGTTTTGATTGTGAATCCGATGAGATGTGAAGTTGTAAACCAAGCCTTAGAGCTTGTGTAGACACTAACCAGGAGTCTGACGTTATTAATGCAGCATACAATCCTAATTTTATGCAGTATGCTAGGGAGCAAATCTTCTAATTATGAACTTATGTTTTTGCTGCTACAGTTTCCGGAAGTCACCAATGGGGTTCTCCTATTGCAGACATGGATGTATTATGAACGAGGAGATTTGGAGAAAATCATAGACAGTTCTTTGGGCGATGACTTGGATGTTGTACAAGCCTGCAGGTTCCTGATAATTGGGCTTTTGTGTACACAAGATGTCACAAGGCATCGACCCACTATGTCAGCCGTCGTCGAGATGCTAACAGGCGAAAAGGATGTTGACTCTGGGAATATAAGCAAGCCAGCTACAATTAGCGACTTCATGGACCTTAAGATCAGGAGCATGAGGAGAGAAAATAACTTAGCTTTCGCTCCATCCTCCAAGCTGATATCCACCATCATGGCACAGAATTCTCCTTTGTTGTCTCAAGAGACAACACGATGCTCCATAACATTCACCGCAATATCTGATCGTGAGTGATCAGAGGTTGGTCAGAAATATGAAGACCATGTGGACAAGTAGCATAGCCTAATacctttttttccagaaattttctTGCTGGTGTATAGATTCACTTCATTTGTAGTGTAAAAGACATTGTTGGATCAAAGAAGtccatgaatttatttgtttgtGTGTATGATACTAGGTACCATTGcacatttttacatgtacatactGTTTGTTGGTTGTGTTTATGGCAAATACCTCATGTTCCCAGCTGTTCCCATATAATACTGTACTGTGATGCACAGCTCATCTTGTGATGATCAGTTTCTGTTATCTCTTTTTCTCTGTGCAGTATTTGCGTCTGATATCAGCTTCAGTATAATTTGGTTATTTCAAAGTCATGTTCCCCAACTGTTGCCATATGATAGTGTGATGCAAAGCACATCTTGTGATGATCAGTTTACATTATCTCCTTTTGTTCCATGTACACTATTGCATCTAGTTCCAGCTTCAGTAGAATTCGGACAGCTCAGAAACTGCATCTAGTTCCAGCTTCAGTAGAATTCGGACAGCTCAGAAACTGACGTATTATCTTTTTTCCTGGATGTGTATCAAAATCTAGATGAGCTGGTTACCCACTTCACTTACAATTCATCAATGGGAAATTTACAAGTTTTGTCACCCAGCTGTTGCCATGTAGTACTGTTCTGTGATGCAAAGCACATCTTGTGATAATCAGTTGCCATCATCTCCTTTTTCCTGTACACTGTTCATCTATAGTTTCAGCTTCATTGTAATTTTGCACAATCCAGAAACTGATACACTGTCTTATGTCTCACAGACCTCCAACTCCAACACCCTAGCAGGTGTTCTACCAATCAAGCAAGCAGCTGCAATGATGTTTGTCTAACAGGCCTGCATTtagggctggaattcgagccgagccgagccagctcgGCTTGACTCGCTAAAGCTCGATCAACAATTgagttagctcgactcgactcgtttaacaatcgagtccggatttgaaactcggctcgactcgcaaagctcgCGAGTAACTCATGAGTAGCTCATTTAAAACTGTCAAATAGAACATGTAAAATGTACAATGCATTTTCCCCGAATATTTGGGGATAAATGATGAACAACAGGCATTACAACTATGGTACCACAAAAATATAAACAACAACGATCAGTATATCATCAACATAAGATTGCCAAGTTGAGAAACCACAAATATACTTGCGCATTTTGGTGGGCTAGGGCCGAATTCATTTTTACcgagctaaacgagctactcgcgaGTTCATCTACTCGCGAGTTCGATGAACTCggctcgtttagcttgaactcgtttaacgacaaaatatgaaactcggcttggctcgttatacaccgagttcgagtcgaGACAAGTCGAGTCACGAGTTACTCATTTAGCTCGCaagtttcgagttttaattccaggcctacctgcatttccctcaaaaaaaaaaaaaaaacagcgctGCATAATGCAAACCCCTGTTAAGAAGAAAAGGGGACCCACCCAGGTGCTCCTCCAAAACCACTAAGGtaagagaaccaacctgaggttgggtggttaggaggatggttgtatccccagcccaccagagttcaaaccccaggtttgacatctgtgtgtctcataaaggcggaatattcattcagtgggaggcgacgttcccgtcgacggcgaggcgctcgtggtgacttcgtcaatttcaagatccaatccgccggctcagtcttccggaggtgctcataggggtagggtgtgcgtgtgtgcgttcataggggtgagtgcatacgcgtgtatgtgagcgtctgcgtttgtactgtgtttctcaaaaaaaaaaaaaaaccactaaGGTAAACTCCAACATGGCCAGAGGGTCATGGCAGTGCCCTCCTCCCCTCttccctcaccatcaccaccactataccttctcttttctctctctctctcttgtggcCAGGTCCGAGTGGCAGCTCTCCTTGTAAAGGTGAATCTTTAGTACTCCACTGCACTGCTGCCATTGGAGTACTGGTCCATGGTCCTtggtgatgcatgcatgtatgcagAAATGGCTGCATCAC includes:
- the LOC124691753 gene encoding cold-responsive protein kinase 1-like yields the protein MDCCSIFRNKWATRQQISEHNEDIPSGTNTTRYTYKEIVRATENFNPSNKIGEGGFGSVYKGRLKNGKLIAAKVLSVESRQGLKEFMNELMAISNISHGNLVSLYGYCVEGNKRILVYNYLENNSLAQTLLGSGRSNIQFNWRSRVNICIGIARGLAYLHDSVNPHIVHRDIKASNILLDKDLTPKISDFGLAKLLPPNASHISTRVAGTLGYLAPEYAIRGQVTRKSDVYSFGVLLLEIVSGRSNTSTRLSYEDQMLLEKFPEVTNGVLLLQTWMYYERGDLEKIIDSSLGDDLDVVQACRFLIIGLLCTQDVTRHRPTMSAVVEMLTGEKDVDSGNISKPATISDFMDLKIRSMRRENNLAFAPSSKLISTIMAQNSPLLSQETTRCSITFTAISDRE